The following coding sequences lie in one Macrobrachium nipponense isolate FS-2020 chromosome 45, ASM1510439v2, whole genome shotgun sequence genomic window:
- the LOC135214200 gene encoding cilia- and flagella-associated protein 251-like: protein MYDFRFPIPPLKEGDEEEEKVRHSSRGRRGEKEEGEEEVRHSSSGRRGEKEEGEEEVRHSSSRRRVEKEKEEEEVRHSSNGRRVEEEKEYGFLLVEKKEGRKEGGGGRRKYGIPPVEEEWRKRRRRKKYGIPPMEEEG, encoded by the coding sequence ATGTACGACTTTCGCTTCCCAATTCCTCCTCtgaaagaaggagatgaggaggaggagaaagtacGGCATTCCTCCAGAGGAAGAAGAGGGGagaaagaggagggggaggaggaagtacGGCATTCCTCTAGTGGAAGAAGAGGGGagaaagaggagggggaggaggaagtacGGCATTCCTCCAGTAGAAGAAGAgtggagaaagagaaggaggaggaagaagtacGGCATTCCTCCAATGGAAGAAGagtagaggaggagaaggaatacgGCTTCCTCCTAGTGGAAAAGAAGGAGGGGAgaaaagaagggggaggggggaggaggaagtaCGGCATTCCTCCAGTAGAAGAAGAgtggagaaagagaaggaggaggaagaagtacGGCATTCCTCCAATGGAAGAAGAGGGGTGa